GACAGACACTGCACCTGGCGATTCTGCGCGACGGGGAGGCCGTCTACCTGGAGAAGCTCCGCAGCCGGAAATACGATCCGTCCCCCGCCGTGGTGGGCGGCCGACTGCCCGCCCACTGCACCGCCATCGGCAAGGCCATGCTGGCGTTCTCGCAGGAGCGGGTGGTGGCCGATGCCCTGGCCGGGCCGTTGCCGCGCAGGACAGCCCACTCCCTGGTATCGGCGGAAGGTGTCCGTCGGCAACTGGCCGCCATCAGGACCGACGGATTCGCGGTCGACCGGGAGGAGGCCGTCGAGGGGCTGGCCTGCGTGGCGGTGCCGATACTGGCCCAGCATCGTGCCGTCGCCGCCGTCTCGGTGGGATTCGCGGCCTCGGCCGGCAGCGGGCACGTCCTGGTCAGCTCGCT
The nucleotide sequence above comes from Streptomyces sp. ML-6. Encoded proteins:
- a CDS encoding IclR family transcriptional regulator gives rise to the protein MTDQPLPAPTPVDVPGSSLAPSVLWKAFRVLGAFSHSRRVLTLAQIMRRSELPKSTTHRVLAMLLEVGAVEQHNGGYRVGLRMFTLGALPPEVALRDAAMVHLQELHRVTGQTLHLAILRDGEAVYLEKLRSRKYDPSPAVVGGRLPAHCTAIGKAMLAFSQERVVADALAGPLPRRTAHSLVSAEGVRRQLAAIRTDGFAVDREEAVEGLACVAVPILAQHRAVAAVSVGFAASAGSGHVLVSSLRQAAGAISRSLVSGSALQLLAAGR